A single region of the Canis lupus dingo isolate Sandy chromosome 38, ASM325472v2, whole genome shotgun sequence genome encodes:
- the NUAK2 gene encoding NUAK family SNF1-like kinase 2 isoform X1, producing the protein MEPLAFPRRPGPAPAAASALAAELARPRADGLIKSPKPQMKKQAVKRHHHKHNLRHRYEFLETLGKGTYGKVKKARESSGRLVAIKSIRKDKIKDEQDLMHIRREIEIMSSLNHPHIIAIHEVFENSSKIVIVMEYASRGDLYDYISERQRLSEQDARHFFRQIVSAVRYCHQNGIVHRDLKLENILLDANGNIKIADFGLSNLYHQGKFLQTFCGSPLYASPEIVNGKPYTGPEVDSWSLGVLLYILVHGTMPFDGQDHKTLVRQISNGSYREPPKPSDACGLIRWLLMVNPTRRATLEDVASHWWVNWGYATRVGEHEAPLEGGPPGSDSGRASVADWLRRSSRPLLENGAKVCSFFKQHTPGASIGPGLERQHSLKKSRKENDMAQSLQGDPADDPSVRPGRGNLKLPKSILKKKAPTVEGARGDPEPGPGPMDPGQAAPLLPKKGILKKPRQRESGYYSSPEPSESGELLDAGDVFMSADSEEQKPPQVPGLPLHRKGILKHNGKFSCTALELPTPSTFGSLDELASPHPLARASHPSGAMSEDSILSSESFDQLDLPQRLPEPVLRGCVSVDNLMGLEEPPAEGPGSRGLRRWWRESLGDSCFSLTDCQEVTEAYRQALGVSSKLS; encoded by the exons TCGAGACCCTGGGCAAGGGCACCTACGGGAAGGTGAAGAAGGCGCGGGAGAGCTCGGGGCGCCTG GTGGCCATAAAGTCAATCCGGAAAGACAAAATCAAAGATGAGCAAGACCTGATGCACATCCGGCGAGAGATAGAGATCATGTCGTCACTCAACCATCCCCACATCATTGCCATCCACGAAG TGTTTGAGAACAGCAGCAAGATTGTGATCGTCATGGAGTACGCCAGCCGGGGTGACCTGTATGACTACATCAGCGAGCGGCAGCGGCTCAGTGAGCAGGACGCCCGCCATTTCTTCCGCCAGATCGTCTCTGCCGTGCGCTACTGCCACCAG AATGGGATTGTCCACCGAGATCTCAAGCTAGAGAACATCCTCTTAGATGCCAATGGAAATATTAAG ATCGCAGACTTCGGCCTCTCCAACCTCTACCACCAGGGCAAGTTCCTGCAGACGTTCTGCGGGAGCCCCCTGTACGCCTCGCCGGAGATCGTCAATGGGAAGCCCTACACGGGCCCAGAG GTGGACAGCTGGTCCTTGGGGGTCCTTCTGTACATCCTGGTGCATGGCACCATGCCCTTTGACGGGCAGGACCATAAGACACTGGTGAGACAGATCAGCAATGGGTCCTACCGGGAGCCACCTAAACCCTCTG ATGCCTGTGGCCTGATCCGGTGGCTATTAATGGTGAACCCCACCCGCCGGGCCACCCTGGAGGATGTGGCCAGCCACTGGTGGGTAAACTGGGGCTATGCCACCCGTGTGGGGGAGCACGAGGCTCCGCTCGAGGGAGGGCCCCCTGGCAGCGACTCCGGCCGGGCCTCCGTGGCCGACTGGCTCCGGCGGTCCTCCCGGCCTCTCCTGGAGAACGGGGCCAAGGTCTGCAGCTTCTTTAAGCAGCACACACCCGGAGCGAGCATCGGCCCCGGCCTGGAGCGCCAGCATTCACTGAAGAAGTCCCGCAAAGAGAACGACATGGCCCAGTCTCTCCAGGGGGACCCAGCTGACGACCCCTCCGTTCGCCCTGGCAGGGGCAACCTCAAGCTGCCGAAGAGCATCCTCAAGAAGAAGGCACCAACTGTGGAAGGGGCAAGGGGAGACCCTGAGCCCGGCCCAGGCCCCATGGACCCAGGACAGGCTGCCCCCCTGCTCCCCAAGAAGGGCATCCTCAAGAAGCCTCGGCAGCGGGAATCTGGCTACTACTCCTCTCCTGAACCCAGTGAGTCTGGGGAGCTCCTGGACGCAGGAGATGTGTTCATGAGTGCGGACTCCGAGGAGCAGAAGCCCCCCCAAgtcccggggctgcccctccatCGCAAAGGCATCCTCAAACACAATGGCAAGTTCTCCTGCACAGCCCTGGAGCTCCCGACCCCCTCCACCTTCGGCTCCCTGGATGAACTCGCCTCCCCTCACCCGCTGGCCCGGGCCAGCCACCCCTCAGGAGCTATGAGTGAGGACAGCATCCTGTCTTCTGAGTCCTTCGACCAGCTGGACTTGCCCCAACGGCTCCCTGAGCCTGTGCTGCGGGGCTGCGTGTCCGTGGACAACCTTATGGGGCTCGAGGAGCCCCCGGCAGAGGGCCCTGGAAGCAGGGGCCTGAGGCGCTGGTGGAGGGAGTCCCTGGGGGATAGCTGCTTTTCCCTGACAGACTGCCAGGAGGTGACCGAAGCCTACCGCCAAGCCCTGGGGGTCAGCTCAAAGCTCAGCTGA